The nucleotide sequence GTCGCTGTTCTACGCGCCCGTCGTCAACATGGTCTTCTCGTCCGTACGGCGGGACCAGGAGGGCATCGCCTCCGGTGTCAACAACGCGGGCCGTGAGCTGGGCGGTGTGCTCGGAGTGGCCATTCTGGCCGCCGTGTTCGCCGCGTACGGCGGCTACGGGAGCGCGCAGACCTTCGTGGACGGGCTGATCCCCGCGGTCTGGGTCGGGGCCGCCGTGGTCCTGGCAGCGGGCGTCGCCTCGATGCTGATCCCGAACGGGCTGCGCCCGGTGGGCGCCGAGGCGATGGGCGCCGAGGCGGCGCGCGCCGAGGCCGTCGAGAAGGCGGCCGTGGCGGACGGCACGGAGGAGGTTCCCGCACCTGCGGCCGCGACGGTGGCCTGAGAAGGAGAGCGAGCAGAAGGAGAGAGACCCTGATGTCGGAAACCGTCGAAGAGACCCTCTGGAAGATCGTCAGCGGCTCCCCCAACCCGGAGGAACTGGCCGCCGTGACCGCCGTACTCGCCTCGCTCGCACGCCGCGCCGAGGCACCGGCCGCCCCGGTCGTCGTCCCGCTCGCCGGCTGGCGCCACTCCGTGACGCCGCGTCTGGGCGGCTCCTGGCGCGCCGCCGCCTGAGCACCCGCCGGACCCACCGCGCACCCCGGTGCGGTGGGTCCGGCGTGGTCAGACCACACCGACCGCGCGGGCCTGGTCGGCCGCGGCGGCCGGTCCGTGCGGGAAGGGTTCGCCGTGTCCCGGCAGCAGCAGGCGGGCCGGCTGGACGGCCAGCCGGTCGAGCGAGCGCAGGGCCGCCGCGCTGTCCTGGGTGAACCCCCGGCAGACCAGGCAGGGTCCGGTGTGTCCGGTCAGACCGTCGTAGGTCACCAGCGCGTCGCCGGTGAAGAGCAGCCCGCGGTCGGCGAACAGATAGCCGGTGCTGCCCGTCGTATGGCCCGGCAGCGGCACCGCCAGCGGGCGGCCGGGGACGGAGTCGAGGGTCCGCTCACCGTCGAAGGTACGCACCCGGCGGACGGCCGGAGCGGTGAAGGCGCCGCCGCGCGCCAGCCGCAGCGGTGTGGCGACAGCGGCCGGCCTGCGCCGCAGGTACGTCAGCATCGACCGCTCCGGCTTGGCGTGCCGCAGGGCGCTGCGCGGTCCGTCGGCCAGGATGGCGGCGTCCGCGCGGTGGACCCACACCTCGGCGTCGCTCAGCGCGCGGATCCGCTCGGCCAGTCCGGTGTGGTCGGGGTGCGCGTGGGTGAGCAGCACCGCCCGGATGTCCGCCGGGCGGTGTCCGGTGCGGGCCAGGGCCTCCTGGAGACGGCCGAAGTGGCTGGGCAGCCCCGCGTCCACCAGCACGGGACCCTCGTCCCCCTCGACCAGGTAGAAGTTGACCACCGTGTCACCGAGCCGGTGGACACCGGGTGCGACCGGTGCTGTTTCCGCTCTCGGGTCACCCATGTTCTCCTCCGGACGCTATATTCGATACATGCGGCAGTATCCAATGTACTCCGAGGATCCGGACACCACCGGCGGGCGCCATGGCACCGGCTGAACCGCGGGCCAGGGCGTACGACTCCAGCGGGCGCAGGGCGGCGGCGCTGCGCAGCCGCGGGGCGGTGCTGGACGCCTGCCGGGAGCTGCTGTTCCAGGACGGCTACCGGGCGGCCACGATCCGGGCGGTGGCCGAGCGGGCGGGGGTCTCGCCGGAGACGGTCCACAAGACGTTCGGCGGCAAGCCGGGGCTGCTGAAGGCGCTGTGGGACGTGACACTGGCCGGCGACGACGAACCGGCCGCCATGGCGGAGCGTCCGCAGCTCCAGGAGGTGTTCCGCACCCGCGACCCGGGCGAAAAGCTGGGCCTCTACGCGGAGTTCGTGTGCGGCGTCCACGAACGCACCGGCCGGCTCTTCGCGTTGCTCACCCGCGCGGGCCCGGAGGTCGCCGACTTCCTCGACGCGACCGAGGCGGAGCGGCTGACCGGCGTCAGGGGGTTCGTCGCGCATCTCGCGCGCGAGGAGCTGCTGCGGCCCGGCGAGGACCAGGAACGCGCGGCCGATGTCTGCTGGGTGCTCACCTCGCCGCAGGTCTTCGGCAGGCTGACCGAGGACCGGGGCTGGGACACCGCGGCCTACCGCGACTGGCTGGCCGGCGCGCTGGCCGCCGCGCTCGTATGACACGCGGGCGGCCCGTCCCCGGGGCAGGACGGGCCACGCGCGGTGGTGGGCCGGACGTCAGACGGTGGGCCGGACGTCAGGCGGTGGCCGCGTCCGTCGCCAGGTCGGCCTCGACGTCGAGCACGATCTGGACCTTCTCGCTCAGCGCGACGCCGCCGCCGGGGATGGGACCGTTGTAACTCACCCCGAAGTCACCGCGGTTGATCTCGGTGGTGGCGGAGAAACCGGCCTTGGTGCCCCCTGCGGGGTTGGGGCCGAACTCGGGCGTCTCGACGGCGAGGGTGACCGGCTTGGTCGTCCCGCGGATCGTCAGGTCGCCGTCGATGAAGAAGTCCCCGTCCTCGTACCGCACTCCGGTGGAGACGAAGTCGATGGTGGGGTGGTTCTCGGCGTCGAAGAAGTCGGCCGAGCGGATGTGGTCGTCCCGCATGGGGTTGGCGGTGTCGATGGACGTCGCGTCGATCGTCGTGCTGACCGACGACTCCAGCGGGTTCTCCGCGATGGTGATCTGCCCGCTGAAGGTGCCGAAGTGGCCACGGACCTTGCTGACCATCATGTGCTTGATGATGAACCCGACGTGGGAGTGGACCGTGTCGATGGTCCACGTGCCCGCGACGATGCCGGGGATCTGCAGATCGGTGGAAGTCAAAGGGATGCGCTCCTGACAGAAATTGACAGCCGTAGCGGTTCCTTTTGGTTTCTCGGTACTCTATAGGAACCGTCACAATCGTCCGGCAGTCCGTCTGTCCAGGCAATCAGGCACTTCTTGGTGCCGTGGTTCTCGGAGGTAACCGTGAGCACTCCCACCGGCCGCACCCCGACGGCCTGCCGCGCCCGGCAGGCCCTGGACCTCGTCGCCGACAAGTGGTCGCTGTACGTGGTGTCCTGTCTGGGCGAGGGGCCCCGGCGGTTCAGCGAGCTGCGGCGGGACATCGACGGGATCAGCCAGCGGATGCTGACCGTCACCCTGCGTGGCCTGGAGCGCGACGGCATCCTGACCAGGACCGTCGTCGAGGTGATGCCGCCGCATGTGAGCTACGGACTGACCCCGATCGGCCGGACGCTGCTGCGTGCCACGGCGCCGCTGATCGACTGGAGCGTCGGGAATCTGGAGCGGATGGACGCGGCGCGCGCCGAGTACGACGCGCGCACCGCCGCCCGTACCGCTTGACGTCGAACAGCCGCTAGTTGACGTTGAACAGCTGCTCGACCGGGTCGATCGCGAAGTACACGACGAACAGCGCGGCGGTCGCCCACAGCAGCCAGTGCACCTCGCGCGCCTTGCCGAGTACGGCCTTGACGAGGACGTACGAGACGAAGCCCGCCCCGATGCCGTTGGTGATGGAGTACGTGAACGGCATCACGGCGATCGTCAGGAACGCCGGGATCGCTATCTCGTACTTCTCCCAGTCGATGTGCCGCACCTGCGACATCAGCAGGAAGCCCACCACGACCAGCGCGGGGGCCGCCGCCTGCGCGGGGACGACCACGGCGAGCGGTGTCAGGAACAGCGCCAGGGCGAACAGCGCGCCGGTCACGACGGAGGCGAAGCCGGTACGGGCGCCCTCGCCGACCCCGGCGGCCGAC is from Streptomyces sp. NBC_00370 and encodes:
- a CDS encoding acyl-CoA carboxylase subunit epsilon, which encodes MSETVEETLWKIVSGSPNPEELAAVTAVLASLARRAEAPAAPVVVPLAGWRHSVTPRLGGSWRAAA
- a CDS encoding MBL fold metallo-hydrolase, with the protein product MGDPRAETAPVAPGVHRLGDTVVNFYLVEGDEGPVLVDAGLPSHFGRLQEALARTGHRPADIRAVLLTHAHPDHTGLAERIRALSDAEVWVHRADAAILADGPRSALRHAKPERSMLTYLRRRPAAVATPLRLARGGAFTAPAVRRVRTFDGERTLDSVPGRPLAVPLPGHTTGSTGYLFADRGLLFTGDALVTYDGLTGHTGPCLVCRGFTQDSAAALRSLDRLAVQPARLLLPGHGEPFPHGPAAAADQARAVGVV
- a CDS encoding TetR/AcrR family transcriptional regulator, whose product is MAPAEPRARAYDSSGRRAAALRSRGAVLDACRELLFQDGYRAATIRAVAERAGVSPETVHKTFGGKPGLLKALWDVTLAGDDEPAAMAERPQLQEVFRTRDPGEKLGLYAEFVCGVHERTGRLFALLTRAGPEVADFLDATEAERLTGVRGFVAHLAREELLRPGEDQERAADVCWVLTSPQVFGRLTEDRGWDTAAYRDWLAGALAAALV
- a CDS encoding YceI family protein translates to MTSTDLQIPGIVAGTWTIDTVHSHVGFIIKHMMVSKVRGHFGTFSGQITIAENPLESSVSTTIDATSIDTANPMRDDHIRSADFFDAENHPTIDFVSTGVRYEDGDFFIDGDLTIRGTTKPVTLAVETPEFGPNPAGGTKAGFSATTEINRGDFGVSYNGPIPGGGVALSEKVQIVLDVEADLATDAATA
- a CDS encoding winged helix-turn-helix transcriptional regulator yields the protein MSTPTGRTPTACRARQALDLVADKWSLYVVSCLGEGPRRFSELRRDIDGISQRMLTVTLRGLERDGILTRTVVEVMPPHVSYGLTPIGRTLLRATAPLIDWSVGNLERMDAARAEYDARTAARTA